One segment of Solanum stenotomum isolate F172 chromosome 1, ASM1918654v1, whole genome shotgun sequence DNA contains the following:
- the LOC125846481 gene encoding probable serine/threonine-protein kinase PBL5, which translates to MEEYNKSLEMLVLLKQCEVHKVKFHIQVQAGNSRKVVAVIAIKRLEPTWIILDREMKKEKKYFMEKLSCGISKLKSDNSIEDVRGPLKLMENTKVSLTRNTFSYDEMIPGEDDSSEERPSSQQNSKAVSRTRTSCKEQASSIPGKLYSDFCENKVKTTTGNSPSHVSDDQNQKHEHIKDNEREEIFDDQYLYGVISEKSECSFCGNRRPKMRLHKDFSYKELEEATKGFSNENFLSEGGFGSVYKGYLKNGLRVAVKQHNDMSLQGDKEFKSEVEVLSKARHPNLVMLLGSCSEGSQKLLVYEYVCYGSLDKFLSGDIRMSLSWEKRLKIALGAARGLEYLHKHNIIHRDIRPNNILITHDHESLLGDFGLAKAAYDESQHSSGNNVVGTFGYMAPEYAASGKFSTKTDVYAFGVVLLQLITGLKNTDNCLEDRSLVEWAIPLLEQKNYPRLIDKSIVDSHDFHQLFWMVELAAKCLEKDPDKRNSMEWVVKILSDIMEGNADTSIDFNTKSNNEDDKILGTVTTSSSFSTDRTCSSKRWSPSSSNSTHEECQSRKIPLKHKGATPNKSKLLYKEMIH; encoded by the exons GgaaatgaaaaaagagaagaagtacTTTATGGAGAAGCTATCATGTGGAAtatcaaaattgaaaagtgaCAACTCCATAGAAGACGTGAGAGGACCGTTAAAATTAATGGAGAACACTAAGGTCTCCCTTACTCGAAATACATTTTCGTATGATGAAATGATACCGGGAGAGGATGATTCATCAGAAGAACGTCCTTCTTCGCAGCAAA ACTCGAAAGCTGTTTCTCGTACGAGAACCTCATGCAAAGAACAGGCAAGCAGTATACCAGGAAAGCTCTATTCAGATTTTTGtgaaaacaaagtaaaaacaacaacagGAAACTCACCTTCCCACGTCTCCGATGACCAAAACCAAAAGCATGAACATATCAAGGACAATGAAAGAGAGGAGATATTCGATGATCAATATTTGTATGGCGTAATATCCGAGAAATCTGAATGTTCCTTTTGTGGGAACAGAAGGCCGAAAATGAGACTGCATAAGGACTTCAGTTATAAGGAACTTGAAGAAGCAACAAAAGGATTTTCCAATGAGAATTTTCTATCAGAAGGCGGATTTGGTTCTGTTTATAAAGGGTATTTAAAGAATGGACTAAGAGTTGCTGTGAAGCAGCATAATGATATGAGCCTTCAAGGAGATAAAGAATTCAAGTCCGAAGTTGAGGTTCTAAGCAAAGCTAGGCATCCAAATTTGGTCATGTTGTTAGGGTCTTGCTCTGAAGGTAGCCAAAAGTTGCTTGTCTATGAGTATGTTTGCTATGGTTCTCTAGACAAATTCTTATCAG GGGATATAAGAATGTCTCTCAGTTGGGAGAAGAGGCTAAAAATAGCTTTGGGTGCTGCCAGAGGCTTAGAATATCTTCATAAACACAACATCATTCACAGAGATATTAGACCTAACAACATCCTCATCACACATGATCATGAATCGCTG TTAGGAGATTTTGGACTTGCAAAAGCGGCGTATGATGAATCACAACATTCTTCTGGTAACAACGTGGTTGGTACTTTTGGATATATGGCACCAGAATATGCAGCAAGTGGAAAGTTCTCGACTAAAAcagatgtttatgcttttggGGTTGTTCTGCTGCAGCTTATCACTGGACTCAAGAACACAGACAACTGTCTTGAAGATAGAAGTCTTGTTGAATGg GCAATACCTCTTCTGGAGCAAAAGAATTATCCGCGTCTAATTGATAAAAGTATTGTCGATTCCCATGATTTCCATCAGCTATTTTGGATGGTTGAGTTAGCAGCAAAATGTCTCGAAAAGGATCCTGATAAGAGGAATTCCATGGAATGG GTGGTTAAGATTTTGAGTGATATAATGGAAGGAAATGCTGATACTTCTATAGACTTCAACACCAAAAGcaataatgaagatgataaaatTCTTGGAACAGTAAcaacttcttcttcattttcaacAGACAGAACATGTTCATCAAAAAGGTGGAGTCCTTCATCATCCAATAGTACTCATGAAGAATGTCAAAGTAGGAAGATCCCTCTCAAACATAAAGGGGCAACTCCAAACAAAAGCAAACTACTTTATAAAGAGATGATTCATTGA